The genomic stretch CCTCCACACCACAAAGACGGAATAATTCATAGAACAAAATTAGAAGCAGAATCTGCTGACGAGCATTTTGACGGAGTAACTACTGAGTAACCGAGAGAATCTTACTTCCACTGTGGTGCCCGCTAATTATTCGAACCTGTTGTGGTCGAACTGAAAATTCTTTTGCTACCAACTCAATAATTCTTCTGTTAGCCATATTCCTCTCGGGCTTTTCTTTTACACACATTTCAAAATGAGTGTCTGATTGCTTCACCACAATCTCCTTTTTAACTCCCGCCAGTACTTTAACTTTAATATACACACCGGACACTATAGCAAACAAAAAACCACTCCCTTGGGAGTGGTTTTTTGTATCCTGGTAAGTAAGAAATTACTTAAGTTCAGGCATTGGGATCACGAGCGAAGGACATGCAAGCATGTTGATCTTACGCTGTGTTGTAAGGTATACGTTACCTGTTGACTCAGTAGCGCTAGGAAGAAATCCTGCGTCAGACCAAGGCTTGATAATATCTA from Candidatus Paceibacterota bacterium encodes the following:
- a CDS encoding DUF167 domain-containing protein is translated as MYIKVKVLAGVKKEIVVKQSDTHFEMCVKEKPERNMANRRIIELVAKEFSVRPQQVRIISGHHSGSKILSVTQ